TCCCCGTTATAATCCCCCAGAACGGCGCGGGACGAGGCGGGGACGGGCGTAGCCGTGGGTTGCGGGGATGCCGTGGGACCGGGGCTCGGAGGGGCCGACGGCGACGGCGACGGGGCCGGGGACACGGAAGGCGTAGGCGAAGGAGACGGCGCTGGAGTCGAAGAAGGAGCGGGAGACGGAGTGGAGGAAGGCGCGGGGGACGGAGCGACGGAAGGCGTGGGCGAGGGAGGGACACTGGGCGAGGGAGAGGGAGCGGGCGTCGCAGATGGCGAAGGAGACGGCGTGGCGGGAGGCGTGGGGGAAGGCGCCGGAGTCGCGGTGGCGGTGGGAGCGGCGCATGCGATGGGGTATCCTTCGTAGCGCCACACTTCGCCGGCGTCCTCGGCAATAAAAATATCGGCTTCCGTGCCGGGACAGGAGAGATCCAAGGCCACTCCTTCCTGGTTGTCCCCCGCCAGCCGGTAGGCCGCGATAATAGTTCCCGCGCTGTCCATCTCCAGGAGCAGGTTCCAGGAATCGAAGACGGCGTAGAGAGTCCGGGTGGCGGTCTCGTAGTGAAGCCCGGAAATATCGCTCAGCCCCGCGTAGGGCTGGATGACGTCGACGTAAGACACCGAACCGGAAACGTCGAGGTCGACGGCGAAGACGTAGATGCGCCCGTCGGCTTGGAGCCCGGCGTAGAAGAGGCCCCCCGGATGGGTACCCCCATAGGGGTGCTCGCCCGCCGGGACATAGGTCAGCGCCTCCAGGCCCTGGTTGGCGTCCCCCGTCATCCAGGCGGTCAAGTCCCAGCTTTTCCCGGTCAGGGCCCCGGTCCCGAAGTCGAACTCCCGGATCGTATCGGGATTTTCGATACCGATATACAGGTAGTCGGAATCGGGGTCGGCTATGGTGATTCCCTCGATGTCCCCCCCCGGGGTCCAGGTCACGGGACTTCCCCCGTCGGAGTCCATCCGGGAAACCCAGCCGTCGTCGCTGACCAGGAAAAGCTGCCCGAGACGGGTGTGCCAGACGGCCCCGCTGGGCTCGTAGCCGGCGGGGAGCCCGCCCCCGATCTCGGTCCCCGTCGGCGCCGGCCAAGCGTCGGGGGAAGACGGATCGTCGGAGGGGAAAGCGCTCAACCCGTTGGCCAGCGCCGCCAGCCAGATCCCGGCCCGGATCGCGGCCGGCGCGGCGATATTTTTCAATCCCATCGGTGTCTCGACCTCCGGGTTAAAACATACCACCAAATTCTTGTCACTGACAAATCGGGGGGATACTTATTTTAAGCCCGGGGGCGCGCGATCCGGCTCGGGGTCATGCGCCGTCGCAAGAAGGTCGGGCAGGGCTCGGCACGGCTATGGTATGTTGAAAGAATGAGAGGGACCGTCGAAGAGCTCGAACCGGGAGGAAGAAGATGAAAGCTATTTTCGTCATGGCGGCGGCGCTGGCCGCGGGAGCCGCGGCCGCGAGCGCGAGCGGGGCCGACTATAACGGGGACGGGACCGACGATGTCGCGGTCTGGCGCCCCTCCAACGGACTCTGGTCGGTCCGGGGAATCTCCCGGATCTACTACGGAACCTGGAACGACGAACCCGCCGCCGGAGATTACGACGGGGACGGGACCGACGAAGCAGCCATCTACCGGGCCACGACCGGTCTATGGGCGGTCCGGGGCATGACCAAGGTTTACTACGGCACGGCGGGCGATATCCCGGCCGGCAACTCCGACGGAGACTGGTACCGTTCCGGAACCGACCTCTGCGCCCTGGCCGCGGGCAACATCGGCATCGGGGTCGGGAACCCCGCCTACAAAATCGACGTCGTCGGCGACCGGATCCGGCTGCGCTGGTCGACCCAGAGCACGGCCGAAACCATCAACGTCCGGACCGACGGGGCCGCGGGCATCGCCGAAATCGACACCGACAACGCCGACCTCTGGCTCAAGTCCAACAGCGGGGACCTGGTCATGCAGGGGTTCGGCGGCAACGTCGGCATCGGGGTGGCCGATCCCTTCTATCCTCTCGAAATCGCCGGAGGCGCGATCATGCTGGAAGGACAAACGACCGCTCCCACGACCTCGTCCTGGGAAGCCGGAATCTATGCCCTGGGCACGAGCAACACCGAACTCTGGGCGCTGGACGGGCAAGGCAACACCACCCAGCTTTCCCCCCACGATCCCGGAAGCGGCAAGTGGATTTTCTTCTCGAAAAACATACAGACCGGGAGGGTGCTCCGGATCGAGATGGAGGAACTGATCTTCGACCTCGCCCGGGAGATGAGCCGGCGAACCGGGAAAAGCTACATCAGCGAGTACCGGGAATAATCGGCGCCGCGTTCAGTAGCGGGTGACCGCGGGAACGTCGCCCGAAGCGCCGAAGAGCGCGGAGGTGATGCCCCGCACGAACCATTTGCCCTTGGCGGAACGGAAGAGGGCGGGCTCGGCGGTGCCGTCGCCGTCGTAATCGGCGGGGGCGGGAAGGTCGGTCGCCACCCCGTATGAGACCTGGGTCAGGTTGCGGACGAACCACTTGCCCCGGGCGCCCCGGAAAACGGCGACGTCGTCGGTGCCGTCGCCGTCGTAGTCGGCGGCGGCGGGCAGATCCGTCGACACCCCGTAGGAGACCCTGGTCACTCCGCGAGCGAACCATTTCCCGGTGCCGGGGCGGAAGACGCAGGCGTCGTCGGTGCCGTCGCCGTCGTAATCGCCGGGAACGGGAAGGTCGGAGGCTGCTCCCCAGGAGAACTTGGAAACCCCGCGCAGGAACCATTTCCCGCTGCCGGGCCGGAAAATCGCCGCATCCGCGGTGCCGTCCCCGTCGTAGTCGGCCGGGGCCGGATCGTCGCCTTCGACCCCGTAGAAGCAAGCGGTGGTCCCGCTCACCATCCACCTTCCGGTCCCGGGACGCCAGACCGCCATATCCCAGGCCCCGTCGCCGTCGTAGTCGGCGGGGGCGGGAATATCGGTCGATACGCCGAAAGCGGCCGTAGTCAGGCCGCGCAGGAGCCAGCTCCCCGTCGAGGCCCGG
This region of bacterium genomic DNA includes:
- a CDS encoding SdiA-regulated domain-containing protein translates to MGLKNIAAPAAIRAGIWLAALANGLSAFPSDDPSSPDAWPAPTGTEIGGGLPAGYEPSGAVWHTRLGQLFLVSDDGWVSRMDSDGGSPVTWTPGGDIEGITIADPDSDYLYIGIENPDTIREFDFGTGALTGKSWDLTAWMTGDANQGLEALTYVPAGEHPYGGTHPGGLFYAGLQADGRIYVFAVDLDVSGSVSYVDVIQPYAGLSDISGLHYETATRTLYAVFDSWNLLLEMDSAGTIIAAYRLAGDNQEGVALDLSCPGTEADIFIAEDAGEVWRYEGYPIACAAPTATATPAPSPTPPATPSPSPSATPAPSPSPSVPPSPTPSVAPSPAPSSTPSPAPSSTPAPSPSPTPSVSPAPSPSPSAPPSPGPTASPQPTATPVPASSRAVLGDYNGDGTAELALFRPSTGGWFLRGVTSAVFGAAADIPAPADYDGDGAWDRAVWRPGTGKWMVSGITAFFYGAENDDPAPADYDGDGTAEAGLFRPVSGKWFQRGISKFSWGVADDLPVPGDYDGDGTDDAGIYRPGRGKWFVRQVTRVSYGAADDVPAAADYDGDGTIDIAVFRGAAGRWFVRGITRAYYGVSTDLPASGDYDGDGTADIALFRSARGKWFVRGLTSALYGATGDLPLMYQGR
- a CDS encoding VCBS repeat-containing protein; its protein translation is MKAIFVMAAALAAGAAAASASGADYNGDGTDDVAVWRPSNGLWSVRGISRIYYGTWNDEPAAGDYDGDGTDEAAIYRATTGLWAVRGMTKVYYGTAGDIPAGNSDGDWYRSGTDLCALAAGNIGIGVGNPAYKIDVVGDRIRLRWSTQSTAETINVRTDGAAGIAEIDTDNADLWLKSNSGDLVMQGFGGNVGIGVADPFYPLEIAGGAIMLEGQTTAPTTSSWEAGIYALGTSNTELWALDGQGNTTQLSPHDPGSGKWIFFSKNIQTGRVLRIEMEELIFDLAREMSRRTGKSYISEYRE